In Lentilitoribacter sp. Alg239-R112, the following proteins share a genomic window:
- a CDS encoding di-heme-cytochrome C peroxidase, whose amino-acid sequence MIMRPISIFTLTLLAAMSIPSMNAAFINTASAASPCSDVIECLDQNWSEADRAFWYRTSQGSRLIPLAWMKALEEANSGEPFLSPRNIERYGYLSDARSSVNPHGLPVGFVVDYDPKRSADMMCQTFPNICAGRIMRQEWLGLNCSACHTTDIRFGGKTVRVEGAPTLADFQMMLEDLHKSLVATSTDEDKLNRFANQVLGSSHSMGERKTLQVQVMELATYRGQLLEMNNSDVRYGYGRLDAQGHILNKVTYIGKGGQIDQLVKSNAPASYPHIWNTSQQDKIQWNGIAGEIVKLPIFGKTTDVGGLIRNISEVIGVFAHVEINRKWKPDFLGYDSSVRVKEMIDLEQTLEKLGSPLWPENVFGAIDREKAERGREHFLSQKCAQCHEDLEQGDITSPIKVTMSGVEEAGTDVMLACNTLLHMAKAGRYENRKPFIIKGDPIKEIDSTTFMLKNAAAGVVIGKLDEVLDSVIGDVIGGFRGAPPDEADTGKQYLPGSSSSDKQVLAKACLTSENASDDATIVAYKARPLNGIWATAPYLHNGSVPTLYDLLLPSHLRTVLKDGETMREPKSTDRPLSFHVGSREFDAERVGFKTDDSPITTFSDGTSLLPFRFDIVDEFGNPIPGNYNSGHEYGSSELSHEERLELVEYLKTL is encoded by the coding sequence ATGATCATGAGACCGATCTCAATTTTTACATTAACGCTTCTTGCGGCAATGAGCATTCCGTCTATGAATGCGGCTTTCATAAATACTGCAAGTGCGGCATCTCCCTGTTCAGATGTTATAGAATGTCTTGATCAAAATTGGAGTGAGGCAGATCGGGCATTTTGGTATCGGACAAGTCAAGGTTCGCGTCTTATACCTTTAGCGTGGATGAAGGCACTTGAGGAGGCCAATAGCGGTGAACCATTCCTTTCGCCTAGGAATATTGAACGGTATGGATATCTTTCAGACGCTCGTTCATCGGTAAACCCTCATGGGTTACCTGTTGGATTTGTTGTTGATTATGATCCAAAGAGAAGTGCGGACATGATGTGTCAAACATTTCCAAATATTTGTGCAGGGCGCATTATGCGTCAAGAATGGCTTGGCTTAAATTGCTCGGCCTGCCATACGACGGATATTAGGTTTGGCGGTAAAACAGTACGCGTGGAAGGTGCACCAACACTCGCCGATTTTCAAATGATGCTCGAGGATCTCCATAAATCCTTGGTCGCGACCTCGACAGATGAAGATAAGCTCAATCGATTTGCCAATCAGGTTCTAGGTTCAAGCCATAGCATGGGTGAACGAAAAACACTGCAAGTACAAGTCATGGAACTTGCCACATATCGTGGGCAGTTATTGGAGATGAATAACTCAGACGTCCGCTACGGTTACGGTCGTCTTGATGCGCAAGGGCATATCCTTAACAAAGTCACTTATATTGGAAAAGGTGGGCAGATTGATCAACTAGTAAAATCTAATGCGCCCGCAAGTTATCCTCATATCTGGAATACATCCCAGCAAGACAAAATTCAATGGAACGGTATTGCCGGTGAAATTGTGAAGTTACCAATCTTTGGAAAGACAACCGATGTTGGCGGGCTAATTCGCAATATTTCAGAGGTGATCGGCGTTTTTGCTCATGTAGAAATCAATAGAAAATGGAAGCCTGATTTTTTGGGTTATGACTCCAGCGTTCGCGTGAAAGAGATGATTGATCTGGAACAGACACTTGAAAAACTTGGCTCCCCTTTATGGCCGGAAAATGTGTTTGGAGCAATTGATCGGGAAAAGGCGGAAAGGGGGCGTGAACATTTCCTGTCTCAAAAATGTGCGCAATGTCATGAAGATTTGGAACAGGGGGATATCACTTCTCCTATAAAGGTAACAATGTCTGGCGTAGAAGAAGCGGGCACTGATGTCATGCTTGCCTGCAACACGTTGTTGCATATGGCTAAGGCTGGACGTTATGAAAACAGAAAACCTTTCATCATAAAAGGTGATCCGATTAAGGAGATTGATAGCACAACTTTCATGCTAAAAAACGCGGCAGCGGGTGTCGTTATTGGTAAACTTGATGAAGTGCTTGATAGTGTGATTGGAGATGTGATCGGTGGGTTCAGGGGTGCTCCCCCAGATGAAGCAGATACAGGAAAGCAATATCTTCCCGGTAGCTCGTCATCCGATAAACAGGTTCTCGCGAAGGCTTGCTTAACATCAGAAAATGCTAGTGATGATGCGACGATCGTAGCGTATAAAGCGCGCCCCTTAAATGGCATATGGGCAACGGCTCCTTATCTCCATAATGGGTCCGTTCCAACTCTCTACGACTTGCTTCTACCTTCACATTTGCGCACAGTTCTGAAAGATGGTGAAACAATGCGTGAGCCGAAATCCACGGACCGTCCTTTAAGTTTTCATGTTGGCTCTCGTGAGTTCGATGCGGAGCGAGTAGGTTTTAAAACTGACGATTCTCCGATTACAACATTTTCCGATGGCACTAGTTTGTTGCCATTTCGCTTTGATATTGTTGATGAATTTGGAAATCCAATTCCGGGAAATTACAATTCAGGCCATGAATACGGATCATCGGAACTGTCTCATGAGGAACGTTTGGAACTGGTGGAATATTTAAAAACTCTTTGA
- a CDS encoding serine protease, with translation MSRLITVLSFGFICLVSAPVAAQDEAPVPLLSVPHIEGVVEALGVKYPPPPEESSANNSRGAAVWAYSELRPGAKMVQLKISDITYDAGDFFQIEIINHSGAVLQTLTAESIGVSTSVWTDLSVGQSIGLYVYGNRKGSLSFTIEQISFDREGRTLESVVGTDDREHLYKYNGDFLDVAERARGSVAKLSFLVKRQQGTVRETCTGFLIDNDLLMTNQHCVADQERCDTTKVIFGYAYDQAGRIPGMEQYSCTKVESVDNDHDMALLRIEGKPGLRWGTLAFSPTAPKSGQAVFILQHPAGEAKQISALGCEVAEAISPGRAEQTDFSHRCDTLGGSSGSPVIDKTGDVVGLHHWGRTSFGTYSQVNRAVRAEKIVPIITSFLPTTSNEPEASDPETTPFPENSNSMNNETEGASTAAPTEGN, from the coding sequence ATGTCTCGCTTAATTACGGTATTGAGTTTTGGTTTTATCTGTCTTGTATCCGCTCCCGTAGCTGCGCAGGATGAAGCACCGGTGCCGTTACTTTCCGTTCCTCATATCGAAGGCGTTGTTGAGGCGTTGGGGGTTAAATATCCGCCGCCGCCGGAGGAAAGCAGTGCTAACAATTCGCGTGGTGCTGCGGTATGGGCCTATAGCGAGCTTCGTCCTGGTGCTAAAATGGTGCAGTTGAAAATTTCAGATATTACCTATGATGCAGGTGACTTTTTTCAGATTGAAATCATCAATCATTCCGGCGCAGTGCTGCAAACATTAACGGCAGAATCAATCGGAGTTAGTACATCGGTTTGGACTGATTTAAGTGTCGGTCAGTCTATTGGGCTTTACGTTTATGGTAATCGCAAAGGTTCTCTTAGTTTTACAATTGAACAGATTTCATTTGACCGAGAAGGGCGAACGCTAGAGTCGGTTGTAGGAACGGATGATCGCGAACATCTGTATAAATATAATGGAGACTTTCTTGATGTTGCAGAACGCGCTCGCGGTAGCGTTGCTAAACTCTCTTTTTTAGTAAAACGCCAACAAGGTACAGTACGCGAAACTTGTACAGGGTTTTTGATCGATAATGATTTGCTCATGACAAATCAACATTGCGTTGCAGATCAGGAACGTTGTGATACGACTAAAGTTATATTCGGCTACGCTTATGATCAGGCTGGGCGCATTCCGGGTATGGAGCAGTATTCTTGCACCAAGGTCGAAAGTGTGGATAACGACCATGATATGGCGCTATTGCGAATTGAGGGCAAGCCTGGTTTACGATGGGGTACATTGGCATTTTCACCAACGGCCCCAAAATCGGGTCAAGCCGTTTTCATTCTCCAACACCCTGCCGGTGAAGCAAAACAGATATCTGCGCTTGGATGTGAAGTTGCAGAAGCTATTTCTCCCGGGCGAGCAGAACAGACAGATTTTTCGCACCGTTGTGACACATTAGGTGGTTCATCGGGTTCTCCGGTTATCGATAAAACTGGTGATGTGGTTGGCCTTCATCATTGGGGGCGAACAAGTTTTGGCACTTATTCGCAAGTGAACCGCGCCGTGAGAGCGGAAAAAATTGTCCCGATTATTACCAGTTTTTTGCCAACCACAAGTAACGAGCCAGAAGCATCTGATCCTGAAACGACTCCATTTCCGGAAAACTCGAATTCTATGAATAATGAAACAGAAGGCGCAAGTACCGCTGCCCCAACCGAAGGAAACTGA
- a CDS encoding S8 family serine peptidase encodes MNCIHRLLLSLLVVVCFVSFQNQASAEQASLSQETFDWRQEVISRDEVQRELARLYVLLHEKNALPTRLETIQSGDRVSDVLIRAGAWPKWLTNYAPEILDSLLCDLNADICDRKIRSASQKDSVQDLATISGTVVSTGNWAGAWPGRKMIVPDVELKLDYDFGVRSKYELSLSKTEAVFEQTSDFLQLFCRKFPNNKEHCRSRIEKGAWEAEEPVIYRFIDDGNADLNRYEAIANPSFLRKIGTKDSDSWLVAIPTLDVDLAIESIKLESLVGDSDQFSQRVLIQRSAKTESLEKSMLSRRLMGLIEDNGKPFRSWQDGLPIRPIRIVHVDEEAQLDHCIFRQFVQSGQLKLKRWTDEGTFETVVFPPMEPSTETSSSVHSETTDIPHEVASSDTNGANTPLVQPVSDTEETDVVEDAIHAEPTIEMSDCGNYNPVVLAQGNHGTHTLGLLADLALAMDPNLPITPNPQIEEPPVTIYHIAVPNGPEKTRALTDTIKSMAIHGPDLVNISLSWPRSGSTPLVDAIKQYKRNVLFVAPAGTGDEDVSCSIVPACIQSDNVISVVALDHQEDGTLSILPGTNIGAAFHEIGAIGADLVAPVAGDQMGALSGTSQAAPVVTSVVSYLMRMGIRDFKQIKRRLVTTAILDSDLLHASSATLINARLALDFAHDFVRLADGCEMRGRFDNLSGDDEIRSKAKETGTSEHRIEVTEILRIFYNSNADTRLIMDMPQSKLRQQNYRLKDDDLDRKMNFKAEFVKNCSTRAAGSFHNFPLRDVRDFIKALE; translated from the coding sequence ATGAATTGCATTCATCGGTTGTTATTATCGTTGTTGGTGGTTGTGTGCTTTGTGAGTTTCCAAAATCAGGCGAGCGCGGAACAAGCTTCTTTGTCACAAGAGACTTTTGACTGGCGACAAGAAGTCATTAGTCGTGATGAAGTCCAAAGAGAGCTTGCTCGTTTATATGTTCTGCTTCATGAGAAAAATGCGCTACCCACGCGGCTTGAAACTATACAATCCGGTGATCGTGTTTCCGATGTTCTCATTCGCGCAGGTGCCTGGCCCAAATGGCTAACCAATTATGCTCCTGAAATCTTAGACAGTCTGCTTTGTGATTTGAATGCTGATATATGCGATCGAAAAATACGTTCTGCAAGCCAGAAGGACTCTGTGCAGGATTTAGCAACTATTTCCGGTACTGTGGTATCGACAGGAAACTGGGCTGGCGCCTGGCCCGGTCGAAAAATGATCGTGCCTGATGTTGAATTAAAGCTCGATTATGATTTTGGAGTTCGTTCAAAGTATGAGTTATCTCTTTCAAAAACCGAGGCGGTATTTGAACAGACATCCGATTTTTTGCAGCTATTTTGTCGGAAATTTCCAAATAATAAGGAACATTGTCGTAGCCGAATTGAAAAGGGGGCATGGGAAGCTGAGGAACCGGTTATCTATCGATTTATTGATGATGGTAATGCTGACCTAAATCGCTACGAGGCCATTGCTAACCCTTCATTTTTGCGGAAAATCGGAACAAAGGATAGTGACAGCTGGCTTGTTGCAATTCCGACACTTGATGTGGATTTGGCAATTGAATCTATCAAACTTGAAAGCCTTGTTGGTGATTCAGATCAATTCTCACAGCGGGTTTTAATCCAGCGCTCGGCTAAGACGGAATCGCTGGAAAAAAGTATGCTTAGCCGCAGATTAATGGGTTTAATTGAGGACAACGGCAAGCCGTTTCGTTCTTGGCAGGATGGTTTACCTATTCGTCCTATTCGGATTGTTCATGTGGATGAGGAGGCACAGCTCGATCATTGTATATTCCGCCAATTTGTACAAAGCGGGCAACTTAAACTAAAGCGTTGGACTGATGAAGGTACTTTTGAAACAGTAGTGTTTCCCCCAATGGAACCTTCGACAGAGACATCATCAAGTGTACATTCAGAAACAACTGATATTCCGCATGAAGTTGCTTCGTCAGATACCAACGGAGCGAACACTCCGTTAGTGCAACCAGTGTCCGACACTGAGGAAACTGACGTTGTAGAAGATGCTATACATGCCGAGCCGACAATTGAGATGTCTGATTGCGGTAACTACAATCCGGTTGTTTTGGCACAGGGAAATCATGGAACTCACACGTTAGGCTTATTAGCAGATTTGGCGCTTGCAATGGATCCCAATTTACCGATCACGCCTAATCCGCAAATTGAAGAACCTCCGGTTACAATTTATCATATTGCTGTACCAAACGGTCCTGAGAAAACGCGAGCCTTAACTGATACAATCAAAAGCATGGCCATCCATGGCCCCGATTTAGTCAATATCAGTCTGTCTTGGCCTCGGTCTGGAAGCACGCCATTGGTTGATGCGATCAAACAATATAAACGAAATGTATTATTTGTTGCCCCGGCGGGAACGGGTGATGAAGATGTATCTTGCTCGATTGTGCCTGCATGTATTCAAAGCGACAATGTTATATCTGTTGTGGCGCTTGACCATCAGGAAGATGGCACACTTTCGATCCTGCCTGGAACCAATATTGGTGCGGCATTTCACGAAATTGGTGCAATTGGGGCGGACCTGGTTGCACCTGTTGCCGGTGATCAGATGGGTGCGCTTTCGGGAACTTCGCAAGCTGCACCAGTTGTAACGTCTGTTGTAAGTTATTTAATGCGCATGGGCATACGTGATTTTAAGCAAATTAAACGGAGACTTGTCACGACGGCCATTCTGGATAGTGATCTGCTTCATGCATCCTCAGCGACGTTGATCAATGCACGCCTAGCTTTAGACTTTGCACATGATTTCGTTCGGCTTGCCGACGGCTGCGAAATGCGTGGACGATTTGATAATCTATCTGGAGATGATGAAATTCGTTCCAAGGCAAAGGAAACGGGCACGAGTGAACACCGTATAGAAGTCACAGAAATTCTTCGAATTTTCTACAATAGTAATGCTGACACGCGTCTCATTATGGATATGCCTCAGTCTAAACTCAGGCAGCAGAATTATCGATTGAAAGATGATGACCTTGATCGAAAAATGAATTTCAAAGCTGAATTCGTGAAGAATTGCTCTACTCGCGCTGCTGGCAGTTTTCATAATTTTCCTCTCCGGGATGTTCGCGATTTTATTAAAGCGTTGGAATAG
- a CDS encoding helix-turn-helix transcriptional regulator, translating to MESELILDIYDATLDPEQWPGILHRLAELIDARGAFVFDVENRYGQEVLNATYFSSNYQADLVRQYLVEYRLLELEDQALFARHSRELDHVELVRDDVLAPTRDELMKRANAAAMRDFGIFYRMGGLLNKDRISADRFALQFSEKSSFPSGERLRILNRVLPHIAKALNIGRHTSRLNQKSDLLSKGYDQLRVGVALLDRRGELLFSNTEFQRQMDCYGAFQLTAENRLVARLDKENERLSRLFSDINAHGLFGARPRKEALLQPLAHHENALCIEVCPLKEPNFMNGETLNGYAIFSLDTSLDIDIDTEGMAQFFSLTPTEAEVLELLTLGLTNSEISEQRERSRETVNTQVKCVLQKTMSSNRTQLMRLALQYSNQIIIKENDEQSIPQSGDDGVLKGS from the coding sequence GTGGAATCGGAACTGATACTCGATATATACGATGCTACTTTGGATCCTGAGCAATGGCCAGGTATTTTGCATCGACTCGCCGAACTTATCGACGCTCGGGGCGCATTCGTTTTTGATGTTGAAAATCGTTATGGTCAGGAAGTATTGAATGCAACATATTTTAGTTCCAACTATCAAGCTGATTTAGTTCGCCAATACCTTGTTGAATACCGCTTGCTTGAATTGGAAGATCAAGCACTTTTTGCGCGCCATTCGCGAGAGTTGGACCATGTGGAACTGGTGCGCGATGACGTGCTTGCTCCAACTCGAGATGAACTTATGAAACGTGCAAATGCTGCTGCGATGCGTGATTTCGGGATTTTTTATCGTATGGGTGGCCTCCTAAACAAAGACAGAATTTCCGCAGATCGATTTGCATTACAGTTCTCTGAAAAATCAAGCTTCCCTAGTGGTGAGCGTCTTAGGATTCTTAATCGTGTTTTGCCGCATATTGCTAAAGCGTTGAATATCGGGCGACATACTAGTCGTTTAAATCAGAAAAGTGATTTACTATCTAAGGGTTACGACCAGTTACGTGTTGGTGTTGCACTTCTTGATCGCAGAGGTGAGTTGCTATTTTCCAATACTGAATTTCAAAGACAGATGGATTGTTATGGCGCGTTTCAACTCACCGCCGAGAACCGACTTGTTGCAAGACTAGACAAAGAAAATGAGCGCCTCTCGCGTCTGTTCTCCGATATCAACGCACATGGTCTTTTTGGTGCTCGACCTAGAAAAGAGGCTTTGCTTCAACCACTCGCTCATCATGAAAATGCCCTCTGCATTGAAGTTTGCCCGCTTAAAGAACCAAATTTCATGAATGGCGAAACATTGAATGGTTATGCAATATTCTCGCTCGACACGAGTTTAGATATTGATATTGATACCGAAGGCATGGCGCAGTTTTTTTCGTTGACACCGACAGAAGCTGAAGTTTTAGAATTGCTGACGCTGGGTCTAACCAATAGCGAGATTAGCGAGCAAAGAGAACGTTCACGGGAAACTGTCAATACGCAGGTTAAATGCGTCTTGCAAAAAACAATGTCCTCAAACCGAACGCAGCTTATGCGGTTGGCTCTACAATATTCTAATCAAATCATCATAAAAGAAAACGATGAACAATCCATCCCCCAATCGGGTGATGACGGAGTTTTAAAGGGTAGCTAA